Proteins encoded by one window of Kineococcus rhizosphaerae:
- a CDS encoding SpoIIE family protein phosphatase — protein sequence MDGTSAALAGAALGDQLPQVLHGQPGAVLLVRVSDATVLFANPLAEQLAPDVHLPCPVDDWSRHAGLESSPGDDITDPANDASPLSRIAHGEPVHGERVTAARASGMSGAREALWVVGLPLSDAPVDQLTGLALVVLLPLREEGAVRDAKESAERLHSRAVLASDLSFTISDPNQPDDPLVWVNPAFEKVTGYGREVLGQNCRFLQGSDTDREAVRRLRAALDAGETVTELLLNYRKDGTAFWNEVVISPVRDAEGRLTHFVGVQSDVTLRVQAERERDAALAVARDAKHRLEFLSRVTDQLSEVLDPVAAQDLLPSLVVPEFAEWAFATLVDGTGRTRHIRATHANPDRADDAARFQELHAGLGDNSISMRVLRGELGPTLVEDVADQHVDDVTRSPETAQVLRRLGLGTAVVVPLRARGLVTGSLTLLSGPDRPPFTEDDLATATDLGARAGVALENARLYAQQRTSSETLQRSMLTPPHPSPGLSIATRYHPAAEAAQVGGDWYDAFIQPDGSTVVVIGDVMGHDVSAAAAMGQVRTLVRALAYDRSAQPAEVVRRLDELLEGLGITTLATAVVLQVAPAQSSPAGGRTIRWCTAGHLPPVVAAPDGTAVLLAGDGIVLGLGSGQHRAQQETTLVDGATLLLYTDGLVERRDRPMDVRLAELRDAVRDLGPVDVDDLCDELLERMLPDGSDDDVAVVAVRVDPS from the coding sequence GTGGACGGGACGAGCGCGGCTCTGGCCGGGGCAGCCCTCGGCGACCAGCTGCCCCAGGTGCTGCACGGCCAGCCCGGCGCCGTGCTGCTCGTGCGGGTGAGCGACGCGACGGTGCTGTTCGCCAACCCCCTGGCCGAGCAGCTCGCCCCCGACGTGCACCTGCCGTGCCCGGTCGACGACTGGTCGCGGCACGCCGGTCTGGAGAGCTCCCCGGGCGACGACATCACCGACCCCGCCAACGACGCCTCGCCGCTGTCGCGCATCGCCCACGGCGAGCCCGTCCACGGCGAGCGGGTCACCGCGGCGCGCGCCTCGGGGATGTCGGGCGCGCGCGAGGCGCTGTGGGTCGTCGGGCTGCCGCTGAGCGACGCCCCCGTGGACCAGCTCACCGGCCTGGCCCTGGTCGTCCTGCTGCCGTTGCGCGAGGAAGGGGCGGTCCGCGACGCCAAGGAGTCCGCCGAACGCCTGCACAGCCGGGCCGTGCTGGCCAGCGACCTGTCCTTCACGATCTCGGACCCGAACCAGCCCGACGACCCGCTGGTCTGGGTCAACCCCGCGTTCGAGAAGGTCACCGGGTACGGCCGGGAGGTCCTGGGGCAGAACTGCCGGTTCCTGCAGGGGTCCGACACCGACCGCGAGGCGGTGCGCCGGCTGCGGGCCGCCCTCGACGCGGGCGAGACCGTCACCGAGCTCCTGCTGAACTACCGCAAGGACGGGACGGCGTTCTGGAACGAGGTCGTCATCTCCCCCGTCCGCGACGCGGAGGGCCGCCTGACGCACTTCGTCGGGGTGCAGTCCGACGTCACGCTGCGGGTGCAGGCCGAACGCGAACGCGACGCCGCGCTGGCCGTCGCCCGCGACGCCAAGCACCGCCTGGAGTTCCTGTCGCGCGTCACCGACCAGTTGTCCGAGGTCCTGGACCCCGTTGCGGCGCAGGACCTCCTGCCGTCCCTGGTGGTCCCGGAGTTCGCCGAGTGGGCGTTCGCGACCCTCGTCGACGGGACGGGCCGGACCCGGCACATCCGGGCCACCCACGCCAACCCGGACCGCGCCGACGACGCCGCGCGCTTCCAGGAACTGCACGCCGGCCTGGGCGACAACTCGATCTCGATGCGCGTCCTGCGCGGTGAGCTCGGCCCGACGCTGGTCGAGGACGTCGCCGACCAGCACGTCGACGACGTGACCCGCAGCCCCGAGACGGCGCAGGTGCTGCGGCGGCTGGGGCTGGGCACCGCCGTCGTCGTCCCGCTGCGCGCCCGGGGGCTGGTCACGGGGTCGCTGACGCTGCTGTCGGGCCCGGACCGGCCGCCGTTCACCGAGGACGACCTGGCGACCGCCACCGACCTCGGCGCCCGCGCCGGGGTGGCGCTGGAGAACGCCCGGCTGTACGCCCAGCAGCGCACCTCCTCCGAGACGCTGCAGCGCAGCATGCTCACCCCGCCGCACCCGTCGCCGGGGCTGTCCATCGCGACGCGCTACCACCCGGCCGCCGAGGCCGCGCAGGTCGGCGGCGACTGGTACGACGCGTTCATCCAGCCCGACGGCTCGACGGTCGTGGTCATCGGCGACGTCATGGGGCACGACGTGTCGGCCGCGGCCGCCATGGGCCAGGTGCGCACTCTCGTGCGGGCCCTGGCCTACGACCGCTCGGCCCAGCCCGCGGAGGTGGTCCGCCGCCTCGACGAGCTCCTGGAGGGGCTCGGGATCACGACGCTGGCGACGGCGGTCGTGCTGCAGGTCGCGCCCGCGCAGTCGTCGCCGGCCGGGGGGCGGACCATCCGGTGGTGCACCGCGGGGCACCTGCCGCCCGTCGTCGCGGCGCCGGACGGCACGGCGGTCCTGCTGGCCGGCGACGGGATCGTCCTGGGCCTGGGCTCCGGCCAGCACCGCGCGCAGCAGGAGACGACGCTCGTCGACGGGGCGACGCTGCTGCTCTACACCGACGGTCTCGTCGAACGGCGGGACCGGCCCATGGACGTGCGGCTGGCGGAGCTGCGCGACGCGGTGCGCGACCTCGGGCCCGTCGACGTGGACGACCTGTGCGACGAGCTGCTGGAGCGGATGCTGCCCGACGGCAGCGACGACGACGTGGCCGTCGTCGCGGTCCGGGTCGACCCCTCCTGA
- a CDS encoding ATP-binding protein: MCGAMPVADLDLPVDLSAARRAREFVRARWCPDHGGDALEGVLLVVSELIVNAVEHGAPPVRARVDCRSDVLRLEVSDGSPAFPQHLSPGPQAESGRGVGLVATICSDWGVRRDGAGKTVWCDVPA, from the coding sequence GTGTGCGGGGCGATGCCGGTGGCCGATCTCGACCTGCCGGTGGACCTCAGCGCCGCCCGGCGGGCGAGGGAGTTCGTGCGCGCCCGGTGGTGCCCGGACCACGGCGGGGACGCCCTCGAGGGGGTGCTCCTGGTCGTCTCCGAGCTCATCGTGAACGCGGTCGAGCACGGTGCCCCGCCCGTGCGGGCGCGCGTGGACTGCCGCAGCGACGTGCTGCGGCTGGAGGTCAGCGACGGCAGCCCGGCGTTCCCGCAGCACCTGAGCCCCGGACCGCAGGCCGAGTCCGGCCGCGGCGTGGGGCTGGTCGCGACGATCTGCTCGGACTGGGGGGTGCGCCGGGACGGTGCGGGCAAGACGGTCTGGTGCGACGTGCCCGCCTGA
- a CDS encoding NAD(P)-dependent alcohol dehydrogenase produces MPTTVKAYAATSATEPQKPFEIQRRDVGPKDVAIDIKFAGICHSDIHTARSEWGPANYPVVVGHEIAGVVTEVGSEVTKYAVGDRVGVGCMVDSCGECVNCEAGEEQFCLKGMIGTYNSVGKDGEPTQGGYSQAIVVTEGFVCRIPDGLELDVAAPLLCAGITTYSPLRHWGAGPGKKVAVIGLGGLGHMAVKIAHAMGAEVTVLSQSLKKQEDGLRLGADHYHATSDEDTFSALRGQFDLIVNTVSAQLDFDKYMSLLAVRGALVNVGLPEDPISLRMFSVVGGSKNFAGSNIGGIRETQEMLDFCAEHGIGAEVEVIPAEKINEAYERVVASDVRYRFVIDTATL; encoded by the coding sequence GTGCCCACCACCGTCAAGGCCTACGCCGCAACGTCGGCCACCGAACCGCAGAAGCCCTTCGAGATCCAGCGTCGTGACGTCGGCCCCAAGGACGTCGCGATCGACATCAAGTTCGCCGGCATCTGCCACTCCGACATCCACACCGCCCGCAGCGAGTGGGGCCCGGCCAACTACCCCGTGGTCGTCGGCCACGAGATCGCCGGCGTCGTCACCGAGGTCGGCTCCGAGGTGACGAAGTACGCCGTCGGCGACCGCGTCGGCGTCGGCTGCATGGTCGACTCGTGCGGTGAGTGCGTGAACTGCGAGGCCGGCGAGGAGCAGTTCTGCCTCAAGGGCATGATCGGCACCTACAACAGCGTCGGCAAGGACGGCGAGCCCACCCAGGGTGGCTACTCGCAGGCCATCGTCGTCACCGAGGGCTTCGTCTGCCGGATCCCCGACGGCCTCGAGCTCGACGTCGCGGCCCCGCTGCTGTGCGCCGGCATCACGACCTACTCCCCGCTGCGCCACTGGGGCGCGGGCCCGGGCAAGAAGGTCGCCGTCATCGGCCTCGGCGGGCTCGGCCACATGGCCGTCAAGATCGCCCACGCCATGGGCGCCGAGGTGACCGTGCTGTCGCAGTCGCTGAAGAAGCAGGAGGACGGACTGCGCCTGGGCGCGGACCACTACCACGCCACCTCCGACGAGGACACCTTCTCGGCCCTGCGCGGGCAGTTCGACCTCATCGTCAACACCGTCAGCGCCCAGCTGGACTTCGACAAGTACATGTCGCTGCTGGCCGTGCGCGGCGCGCTCGTGAACGTCGGCCTGCCCGAGGACCCGATCTCCCTGCGCATGTTCTCCGTCGTCGGCGGCAGCAAGAACTTCGCCGGCTCGAACATCGGCGGGATCCGCGAGACCCAGGAGATGCTCGACTTCTGCGCCGAGCACGGCATCGGGGCCGAGGTCGAGGTCATCCCGGCCGAGAAGATCAACGAGGCGTACGAACGCGTCGTCGCCTCGGACGTGCGGTACCGGTTCGTGATCGACACCGCCACCCTCTGA
- a CDS encoding NADPH-dependent F420 reductase, with translation MPGRSVAAMDIGIIGAGNIGGNLTRAFTRLGHTVRVANSRGPETLADLAEETGATPVLADDAARGAELVVVTIPQGKVPDLPRGVLDPLPDGSVVVDTGNYYPQRDGRLDEVEAGTPETVWTAQHLDPTERLHWVKAFNGIQAEHLLTAGRPPGDLERRALPIAGDSADAKRTVSGLVEQLGFDVVDAGPLAESWRQQPGTPVYGAEAGVEGITAALEAAPSERPAEFRA, from the coding sequence CTGCCCGGTCGTAGCGTCGCGGCCATGGACATCGGGATCATCGGCGCCGGCAACATCGGCGGCAACCTCACGCGCGCGTTCACCCGCCTCGGGCACACGGTCCGCGTCGCGAACTCGCGCGGACCGGAAACCCTGGCGGACCTCGCCGAGGAGACGGGCGCGACGCCCGTCCTCGCCGACGACGCGGCCCGCGGGGCGGAACTGGTCGTCGTGACGATCCCGCAGGGCAAGGTCCCCGACCTGCCGCGCGGCGTGCTCGACCCCCTGCCCGACGGGTCGGTCGTCGTCGACACCGGGAACTACTACCCGCAGCGCGACGGCAGGCTCGACGAGGTCGAAGCCGGGACGCCGGAGACGGTCTGGACCGCGCAGCACCTCGACCCGACCGAGCGGCTGCACTGGGTGAAGGCCTTCAACGGCATCCAGGCCGAGCACCTGCTGACGGCCGGCCGGCCCCCGGGCGACCTCGAACGCCGGGCCCTGCCGATCGCCGGGGACTCCGCGGACGCCAAGCGCACCGTCTCCGGGCTCGTCGAGCAGCTGGGTTTCGACGTCGTCGACGCCGGTCCGCTGGCCGAGTCGTGGCGCCAGCAGCCGGGAACCCCGGTCTACGGCGCCGAGGCGGGTGTCGAGGGCATCACCGCCGCGCTGGAGGCCGCCCCTTCCGAGCGGCCGGCGGAGTTCCGCGCCTGA
- a CDS encoding methyl-accepting chemotaxis protein, with protein MTSSGPRLRRAWRDAGLRRKLNALTAVAVLAVAALSALTVDVLRDTTATTTELTRVNAATRATLEADMAHDALRGNVLQALLFPAGDQYAEARDGGAEAAQGLTGELAGVRGAHLGAAVDAALDAADPAVAAYVSAGQDLIALAGQDPAGARAAYTAFLARFTEVERLLPQVADAVRARAQAQTQTVAAVRARSVRVLAVVAPATVLAALFVAWQVTRSVVEPLNGVARVAAALRAGDLTERARPRARDEVGLVGAALDDALDSLSALVDGIGGTADRLEGASGRLSATAVEIQRAGERSTRLASSAVAEAHRARDAADGMAAAGEQMVAVIAQVSASALTSRDVAEQAVAAAAATSSVMDRLAGSSQRIGAVVQSIAGIAAQTNLLALNATIEAARAGDAGRGFAVVAGEVKTLARETATATEEITRTVEALQQDSVDARRQIDEITDVIDRMSRFQTDIAAAADEQGHVSADNSDRVSRVAQSTRSSVDDLTTLATSVGETADRGRSTGEAAQDVAALTADLRTAVGRFRV; from the coding sequence ATGACCTCGTCCGGGCCCCGGCTGCGTCGCGCGTGGCGCGACGCCGGGCTGCGCCGCAAGCTCAACGCGCTCACCGCCGTGGCCGTGCTGGCGGTCGCGGCCCTGTCGGCGCTGACCGTGGACGTCCTGCGCGACACCACCGCCACGACCACCGAACTCACCCGGGTGAACGCGGCGACCCGCGCGACGCTGGAAGCCGACATGGCCCACGACGCCCTGCGCGGCAACGTGCTGCAGGCGTTGCTGTTCCCCGCCGGGGACCAGTACGCCGAAGCCCGCGACGGTGGTGCGGAGGCGGCGCAGGGGCTCACCGGTGAGCTCGCCGGCGTCCGCGGGGCCCACCTCGGGGCGGCCGTCGACGCCGCCCTCGACGCCGCGGACCCCGCCGTCGCGGCCTACGTCAGCGCCGGTCAGGACCTCATCGCGCTGGCCGGGCAGGACCCCGCGGGCGCCCGGGCCGCCTACACCGCCTTCCTGGCGAGGTTCACCGAGGTCGAGCGGCTGCTGCCGCAGGTCGCGGACGCGGTCCGCGCCCGGGCGCAGGCGCAGACGCAGACGGTCGCCGCGGTCCGGGCCCGCAGCGTCCGCGTCCTGGCCGTCGTCGCCCCGGCCACGGTCCTGGCCGCGTTGTTCGTGGCCTGGCAGGTCACCCGCAGCGTGGTCGAACCGCTGAACGGCGTGGCCCGGGTCGCTGCCGCCCTCCGCGCCGGCGACCTCACCGAACGCGCCCGTCCCCGGGCCCGCGACGAGGTCGGCCTGGTCGGTGCGGCCCTCGACGACGCCCTCGACTCCCTGTCCGCCCTCGTCGACGGCATCGGCGGCACCGCCGACCGCCTCGAAGGGGCCTCGGGCCGGCTCAGCGCCACCGCCGTCGAGATCCAGCGGGCGGGCGAACGGTCCACGCGCCTGGCGTCGTCGGCCGTCGCCGAGGCCCACCGGGCGCGCGACGCCGCCGACGGGATGGCCGCCGCCGGCGAGCAGATGGTGGCCGTGATCGCTCAGGTCTCGGCCAGCGCGCTGACGTCGCGGGACGTCGCCGAGCAGGCCGTCGCCGCCGCCGCCGCGACGTCGTCGGTGATGGACCGGCTCGCCGGGTCCAGCCAGCGGATCGGCGCGGTGGTGCAGTCCATCGCGGGCATCGCGGCGCAGACGAACCTGCTGGCCCTGAACGCGACCATCGAGGCCGCCCGCGCCGGGGACGCCGGCCGCGGTTTCGCCGTCGTCGCCGGTGAGGTGAAGACGCTGGCCCGGGAGACGGCGACGGCCACCGAGGAGATCACCCGGACCGTGGAGGCCCTGCAGCAGGACAGCGTCGACGCCCGTCGGCAGATCGACGAGATCACCGACGTCATCGACCGGATGTCCCGCTTCCAGACCGACATCGCCGCCGCCGCCGACGAGCAGGGCCACGTGAGCGCGGACAACAGCGACCGGGTGTCGCGGGTCGCGCAGTCCACGCGCAGCTCGGTCGACGACCTGACGACGCTGGCCACCAGCGTGGGGGAGACCGCCGACCGCGGTCGCTCCACGGGCGAGGCCGCGCAGGACGTGGCGGCGCTGACCGCCGACCTGCGGACCGCGGTCGGCCGGTTCCGGGTCTGA
- a CDS encoding D-2-hydroxyacid dehydrogenase: MDTPPASVPTPEPESEPALEPDPALLVVPVGSSPDTAALPGTVEVVAPDDPALPGALARADGLVVWDGSHPGVERAWRAADPRRLRWVHTSSAGPDRLLFPALRAHPSVLTCSRGVLDTDIAEYVLACVLGFLKDLPTTVRLQGQHRWQHRLTRGLAGRRVLVVGAGSIGTRVAQVFSVLGAHVDGVVRSPRPARAPFGALHGPGELADVVAGYDVVVVTAPLTDATRGLLGAAVVDRVRPGAIVVNVGRGPVVDAGALRRGLLEGRLGGVALDVWDVEPLPADSPWWDTPGALVSPHLAGDAEGFAERLEVLLREQARRFVAGEELLHVVDKEHGYAITPSLTT, translated from the coding sequence GTGGACACACCTCCCGCCTCCGTCCCCACCCCCGAACCCGAATCCGAACCCGCCCTCGAACCCGACCCCGCGCTCCTCGTCGTCCCCGTCGGCAGCTCCCCCGACACCGCGGCGCTGCCCGGGACGGTGGAGGTCGTCGCCCCCGACGACCCCGCGCTGCCCGGCGCCCTCGCCCGCGCGGACGGGCTCGTGGTGTGGGACGGGTCGCACCCCGGGGTGGAACGGGCGTGGCGGGCGGCCGACCCGCGACGGCTGCGGTGGGTGCACACCTCCAGCGCGGGCCCGGACCGGCTCCTGTTCCCGGCCCTGCGGGCCCACCCGAGCGTGCTCACGTGCAGCCGCGGGGTCCTCGACACCGACATCGCCGAGTACGTCCTGGCGTGCGTCCTGGGTTTCCTGAAGGACCTGCCGACGACGGTCCGGCTGCAGGGGCAGCACCGGTGGCAGCACCGCCTGACCCGCGGTCTGGCGGGCCGGCGCGTCCTCGTCGTCGGGGCCGGTTCCATCGGGACCCGGGTGGCGCAGGTGTTCTCCGTCCTCGGCGCGCACGTCGACGGCGTGGTGCGCTCGCCGAGGCCGGCGCGGGCCCCGTTCGGGGCCCTGCACGGACCGGGAGAGCTGGCGGACGTCGTCGCCGGGTACGACGTGGTGGTCGTCACCGCACCCCTGACGGACGCGACCCGGGGGCTGCTCGGCGCCGCGGTCGTGGACCGGGTGCGGCCGGGCGCGATCGTCGTGAACGTGGGCCGCGGGCCCGTCGTGGACGCCGGGGCGCTGCGGCGGGGGCTGCTGGAGGGCCGCCTCGGGGGCGTCGCGCTCGACGTGTGGGACGTCGAGCCGCTGCCCGCCGACAGCCCGTGGTGGGACACCCCCGGCGCGCTGGTCTCCCCGCACCTGGCGGGCGACGCCGAGGGTTTCGCCGAGCGCCTCGAGGTGCTGCTGCGCGAGCAGGCGCGCCGGTTCGTGGCCGGTGAGGAGCTCCTGCACGTCGTCGACAAGGAGCACGGTTACGCGATCACCCCTAGTCTCACGACGTGA
- a CDS encoding diacylglycerol/lipid kinase family protein has protein sequence MSELSRVVVVLNPNSTGDGPSNARGLRDELDGVVDVELVETQHAGHAEDLARDAVRQDPGTLVVSASGDGGYHEVVNGVFDAGRGMAAVLPSGNANDHATAVQERPLGEAIRAVVGGEPVTRMDLLEVSGAGRRRVAHSYAGVGITPVAAAALNEHDLDAVKEAQLVVRAFWRYRPLTITHDGNDISIDSLVFANIDRMAKYAQLAEGSAPDDGRYETLLIPHRSKLRLVLDFTRVLRGAHPVRSRSEPYEFTTHTPMPLQLDGEVFHVDAGSSVTVRCLPRALRTVL, from the coding sequence GTGAGCGAGCTGAGCCGTGTCGTCGTGGTCCTCAACCCGAACAGCACGGGGGACGGACCGTCGAACGCGCGCGGCCTGCGCGACGAGCTCGACGGCGTGGTGGACGTCGAACTGGTCGAGACGCAGCACGCCGGGCACGCCGAGGACCTCGCGCGCGACGCCGTCCGGCAGGACCCGGGGACCCTCGTCGTGTCCGCCAGCGGGGACGGCGGCTACCACGAGGTCGTCAACGGGGTGTTCGACGCAGGGCGGGGCATGGCGGCCGTGCTGCCCTCGGGGAACGCCAACGACCACGCCACCGCGGTGCAGGAACGTCCACTGGGGGAGGCGATCCGGGCGGTCGTCGGCGGCGAGCCGGTGACCCGCATGGACCTGCTGGAGGTCAGCGGCGCCGGTCGGCGCAGGGTCGCCCACTCCTACGCCGGGGTCGGGATCACCCCCGTCGCGGCTGCGGCGCTCAACGAGCACGACCTCGACGCCGTCAAGGAGGCGCAACTGGTCGTCCGCGCGTTCTGGAGGTACCGGCCGCTGACGATCACCCACGACGGCAACGACATCAGCATCGACAGCCTCGTGTTCGCGAACATCGACCGGATGGCCAAGTACGCGCAGCTGGCCGAGGGCTCCGCCCCCGACGACGGCCGGTACGAGACGCTGCTCATCCCGCACCGCAGCAAACTCCGCCTGGTCCTGGACTTCACGCGCGTCCTGCGCGGGGCGCACCCGGTGCGCTCGCGCTCGGAACCGTACGAGTTCACGACCCACACCCCGATGCCGCTGCAGCTCGACGGCGAGGTCTTCCACGTCGACGCCGGGTCGTCGGTGACGGTGCGCTGCCTACCGCGGGCCCTGCGCACCGTCCTCTGA
- a CDS encoding nucleotidyltransferase domain-containing protein — protein sequence MEPVDVAARLVQVPGIVGVSLGGSRARGEHRPDSDTDLGLYYRPPLDTARLQALVDELSQVPAAVTEPGGWGPWVDGGGWLRVDGAAVDWIYRDVDRVRASCSGALAGTFDWHFQVGHPLGFPGTTYAGELFHGVLLADPSGELAASRLQGFSPALRTAVVGRLDEARFLLGGAAKAVPRGDRAYVAACAFRVVLLCVHALHADAGRFVLNEKGAVAATDSLPRSPRGFARRAQEVFALDPGPALDGAAGLLAETLAVVSEDGAQGPR from the coding sequence GTGGAACCCGTCGACGTCGCCGCCCGGCTCGTGCAGGTCCCCGGGATCGTCGGGGTGAGCCTCGGCGGCAGCCGCGCCCGCGGCGAGCACCGGCCCGACTCCGACACCGACCTCGGCCTGTACTACCGCCCACCCCTGGACACCGCCCGGTTGCAGGCGCTCGTGGACGAGCTGTCCCAGGTGCCGGCCGCGGTCACCGAACCCGGCGGGTGGGGACCGTGGGTGGACGGCGGCGGGTGGCTGCGCGTGGACGGCGCCGCCGTCGACTGGATCTACCGCGACGTCGACCGCGTCCGGGCGAGCTGCTCCGGCGCGCTCGCGGGGACCTTCGACTGGCACTTCCAGGTCGGTCACCCGCTGGGTTTCCCCGGGACCACCTACGCGGGGGAACTGTTCCACGGGGTGCTGCTGGCCGACCCCTCCGGGGAACTGGCGGCGTCGCGGCTGCAGGGTTTCTCACCCGCGTTGCGGACCGCCGTGGTGGGCCGGCTCGACGAGGCGCGGTTCCTGCTCGGCGGCGCGGCCAAGGCCGTCCCGCGCGGTGACCGGGCCTACGTCGCGGCGTGCGCGTTCCGGGTCGTCCTGCTGTGCGTGCACGCGCTGCACGCCGACGCGGGCCGCTTCGTGCTCAACGAGAAGGGCGCGGTCGCGGCGACGGACTCGTTGCCCCGCAGCCCGAGGGGCTTCGCCCGTCGCGCCCAGGAGGTGTTCGCCCTCGACCCGGGACCGGCGCTGGACGGCGCCGCCGGGCTCCTCGCCGAGACCCTCGCCGTCGTCTCAGAGGACGGTGCGCAGGGCCCGCGGTAG
- a CDS encoding alpha/beta fold hydrolase — MSSRRLLVPVDGGHVAADVAGRDEDPTVLLLPGQSLGPDVCAGLAADLAPAFRTAVVHTRGTGASQAEPGPWTTALFAADAVAVLDALGLERAHVHGFSMGGRVATVLAAHHPGRVDRLVLAASGPGGPHEVARDPQVDRTLRFSSSPQGRDGLLDLFFTPAWSAAHPDVARRFLPTGSPRVRRAHHAASTGHDGWDLLARISAPTLVLHGADDAMTPVANAELLAGRVPGAHLHVLPGARHGYLEEFRPAASGLVAAFLS; from the coding sequence ATGTCGTCCCGCCGCCTGCTCGTGCCCGTCGACGGCGGCCACGTGGCGGCCGACGTGGCCGGCCGCGACGAGGACCCGACGGTCCTGCTGCTGCCCGGCCAGTCGCTGGGGCCGGACGTGTGCGCCGGGCTGGCCGCCGACCTCGCGCCCGCGTTCCGCACCGCCGTCGTCCACACCCGCGGGACCGGCGCCTCGCAGGCCGAACCCGGCCCCTGGACCACCGCGCTGTTCGCCGCCGACGCCGTCGCCGTCCTCGACGCCCTCGGCCTCGAGCGCGCCCACGTCCACGGGTTCTCCATGGGCGGGCGCGTCGCGACCGTCCTCGCCGCCCACCACCCCGGGCGCGTCGACCGCCTCGTCCTCGCCGCGAGCGGACCCGGCGGGCCCCACGAGGTCGCCCGCGACCCGCAGGTCGACCGGACCCTGCGGTTCAGCTCCAGCCCGCAGGGCCGCGACGGCCTGCTCGACCTGTTCTTCACCCCCGCCTGGAGCGCCGCGCACCCGGACGTCGCCCGCCGGTTCCTGCCCACCGGCAGCCCCCGCGTGCGCCGCGCCCACCACGCGGCCAGCACCGGCCACGACGGCTGGGACCTGCTGGCACGCATCAGCGCCCCCACGCTCGTCCTGCACGGTGCCGACGACGCCATGACCCCCGTCGCGAACGCCGAACTGCTCGCCGGCCGCGTCCCCGGCGCGCACCTGCACGTCCTGCCCGGCGCCCGCCACGGCTACCTCGAGGAGTTCCGGCCCGCCGCCTCCGGCCTCGTGGCCGCTTTCCTGAGCTGA